GAGAGAGAGTAACTGTGTTACACCGCTTCGGCAAATACAAGAGTTTTCTGGCTCCTTAAACACGCGCAGGCTTATGCAATAAACCTATGATCACTTAACGTGCCACAAACTCCTTTACTGCCACAGGAAAATAAACTGCAAGTCCCTTGAGACAAGCAAGGACTTATCTGTTTGGGGATCCCATCTGCTCGCTGTTGCTTTGCAAATCGCCGTGCCCACTAATGGCATCATCACATCACTAAATACTAATAATCCAACCTGAGAAGGGACCTCATTTGATCCATCTCTCAATTAGCCCAACTCCCCGGTGCCTTCTCATCCCGCCAACCAAACATGCCACGCGCGGCTCGAGCGGAGGGCGGCTCCGCTCTCCCGCGCGGCTGAGAAGCATGATCTCCTTGGGGGTCCAGCCATACCCGCCCTTCTGACGGGATCCCAGTCTCTGACCTTGCTGCGGCGCGGCGGCACCCGAAAGCCGCCTCCCGGGGAAGACGACCAGCCCTCGCAGCGCCCGCAGCGCCCCCGGCCGCGGCACCCACatcgtccgtccttccttccttccttcctcccctccccgccttccTTCCCCTGACAAACAACGCCACAAGCGCCACGCTTGACCCTTCACCCTGACGACGGCAGGGCGGTTTCCTGAGACGTCATCAGCGCGCAACGGAAGAGCAGGCCGGACCGCAGGGAACTTGGGGAGCCCTGAAGCCCGAAGCGAGAGGTgagcggggaaggagggggcggCCGCGCGCGGTCAGCCTCCGGCCTCTCAGCCCGCGGGCGGCCTCAAGCTTGGCTTTCCGGGTTTTTACCCAGGATTACGTCTCGGTCCTTTTCTCTGTCTCGGCTTTATACGAGccagacctccccctccccatgttggCTTGTGGGTGTGTAAAGGCCTCCCTGTGAGACTTCCGAGCGGCTCTCAATCGACACGAgccaacatggggaggggggagttggctCTCAATCCGCTCGAGCCAAcgacgacggggggggggggtgtctcatgCGGACTGAAAGCGGCTCatagatcgtttatgcactgggaacttcactgccccagttctcatgcaggagcacagggggtggatgaggtgcatcaggccaaatgctcccccgtgtgggtgcaggaagaggtggggcagcctgccacgactaaaactccagcctggcatgaaacctccagtgcataaagggtcatagGGAAgcattcacacacacccctgaaaatcagggccttttcggacctggccccaacctggtggaacgagctcccagaagagctgagggccctgcgggaacttttgctgttccgcagggcttgcaggacagagctcttccaccaggtttgcgcttgaggccagggcatgggcCCCCCTACAAGAGATTGCCACCAGGCTGGACCATTGGTGGACTGCAGGCGTGTGTAGTTATCCTATGGTGCACCAAGAGGCAGCCTGTTGCTGCTGTGGGAgtgggaggataggtttttgcTGCCAAAACACATAATTTTAATGTGGATATTATagttgtgttttatgtggggttttactgTGTAGCACACTGTGATACTGCTTGCTGAGAGCAGtgggaaataaatgtaataattataattaataacaCTTGAAGCCACTGAGGAAATGTGGGTTTGGATCCACAACTGTTAGTCAGCAACCTTATCCTACAGTGTTTGTTCCTCCTTTATGGAACCACCGTGTTTCCACTCTACACCAGTGAGTTTTCTAGTACAGTGAGAAAACCAGATTTTTCTTTGTTGTCCTCTTGGCAGTGGGGGAAGTGCCCATGGGTTCAAAGTCCGGGTTACAGCGCAAGTAGCACACGGCTCTTCAGGCCAGACTTTCAGGTAGAGAGGTCTTTCACAGTACTTACTGCTGGATCCTCTTTCACTAGAAATGCTAGGGATTGGATCTGGGACCATTTGGCTGCCAAGCAGATGTtgtgccactgaaccacagcccctcccaatgTTGCTGGTTAATACTGAAGTTTTTACCTGTGCCCTAAATTACTGTAGTCTAACTATATAGAAGTCCAAGAGAAAGTCCCTCTAAGCTAGAGAGATTTACTTTTGACTTTCCAACGGAATTGTTCATGCTAGAGACACACTTCTTTCTTAATCAATTGTTCTTGCATGCATTTGTCCTTTTGTAACTCCTCTCTCCCAAACAGATGATttacagcggtggtccccaaccaccgggccgtggcctggtgctgggccgcaaaggccctggcactgggttgcggctccctctccctgtcccccccctgcagtaagaaacttcccaggctgcaagcttgcggcccggcaagcttcttactgtgggggggggagggaagcatgcaCGGCcggaaacacgcatgtgcagcacttttgtgcatgtgcagaagtgctgcgcatgcgcattgcaCGGCCATGCAatctccctccctgctgccaacggtccccagccagaaaaaggttggagaccactaatTTACAGAATCTGAGCTTAACTTGATCATCTAAGTGTGCGACCTGTGGTGTTGTTCCAGTGGTGCAGGAGTAGCTCCTAGAATCAAAAATCTCATCCTGTTATAGAGTTTTTGTGAtcctcccttcccactgcagattcCTAATGGGTCTCGCAGACCATTTCTACTTAAAGGAGCACAATTGGGCAGTGACAAAGAAGGCAagagggaggaagcaaggaagatgTCTTTCTCATTTCACACTCTTTAGGATCCGTCTGATTTCCCAGAATAATGCAGTTTGGTGACCTTAGATTTACTGTGAATTAGGAGGCTTGAATGGCAACCTGAATAGTCCAGACTAGCTCgaacttggaaactaagcagaggcAGTtcaggctagtatttgggtgggagaccaccaaatacAACCAGGGTTGCTCTGCACTCAAAACATCATGAAGAGTTTCTATAAGTCATTTGTGATTTGTCTATTCCATAAGTCATTTGTCTATTATTAGGAAACTAGATTGATCCCATTTTACATGGGTAGAGATGCCATGCCAAAGTGGTTGCTGATGTTTTTAACTTCTGTGAGCCATTTTGAGGAACCTTTTTGATGTCAAGTGGATtaagttctctcagaactattATACAGCACATTTTATTAGTAAAGAAGATATTTGCAGTTTACTTATGTTAATTTCTGTTGAAGCAAGTAAAATCTCATGTCTTCTTTTGTCAAACTTAtttatcatctttaaaaaaacattttattcatttattttacaggTAGGtatacaacatattaaaatgaaTGATTGAAACAAAATTGTCAAATGCTGTTCATGGTATAAACAGTGTTTTGGTATTTTGCCCATTTCAGTTGATTTTATacctattttaattttattagttTAATATTCTACATTTGTTTAATTTCCTTAGTTCAGTAATCTTCCAGGATCAATTAAAGGAGGATTTGAAGACGTATATTTTTACAGGGTCATTCTCTTCCCATTTTTTTACAACTCCATTTCCTTAACATCTGTCTTTTCAGAAAAGGTTGTGCTCATCAGCAAAAGACTGATTTGTAGTTGTAGTCAAAAGTTACATAATTGAATCTACTCATTCAGATGGGGATGTTTACTTCAGACTGAATGTTTTACAGCCTTTTATCAATCATAATACTGTGaaacagattcaagtccagttgcaccttagaaAAAATGTTTGGTAAACCACTTGCACTCATATCCTgcattgaaaaccccatgagttgTCATAATTAGTGGCACTAAATAATAATAGACTATCAAAAGTAGTGTGGAAAAATAAATCAGGAGTTTGTGCATTGAAACTGACAAGCTTATAGAAGTTGCTCTCTTCGGTAATCATATCCTATATTCTGAAGAGTGACAACTTCCTTTCATTACTTAATATATTTTATAGTAAAACCATGCTAAACACAGGCACAGATTCAGCTGTGTAGAAATGATGGAAATTAACACTGGCAAGCtgtcatggtaattgtaggccctggacatctggaaagccccaGTTCagctacccctggcttacagtatCCTGGAAGAAAAGGTTTGAGGGTCCTACTGATttgttcctctttccctctctctgcagTTTCTTTAGTCTTCAGTTTGTGTCCACTCCTAATATTTCCTAAAATCTCACATACTTACATTATTCCGTAAAAGAAGATGTAAACTGATGACACTCCTTCCCTTtgcctccctcttctttttcctccaatCTGTTTGTGGAAGTCATTTTACCACAGCACTTTATGTTGGTGCTAACATCTGTTAAGTGTGATTTCATAGTTAatagttttatctgttttattgtgtatttttgtatttgttaCTGTTTATTAATTggttgtacaccaccccaagatggcaaaGCCCAAGGGGGGCAGTAAGTAAATAAGCAAAACTGAAGCCAGAATAAAATTGGCCAAGTTTCTTGAAGTGTTAGGAAGTTGCAGTTTAACTACTATGAGTTCACATGCATAGATACTGAAGTGCATTTATCAGGCTTGAACGTAGAAACATGCTATAGCAGAGAACTGTTTTTAGATAATGTTCCTATTCATGTTAAAATACTAATGATgacatcctaaacagaattacttaGAATCCTAGTGTACATAGATTCAGTAGTTGTCACATATGTGCTGTTTTTTCTAGATGCCTGTGACAGTGGGCCCATATGGGCAGTCTCAACCCAGCTGCTTCGACAGAGTAAAAATGGGCTTCATGATGGGCTTTGCTGTTGGTATGGCAGCAGGTGCACTGTTTGGCACATTCTCTTGCCTCAGGTATGTTGGAGTCAGATTGCTGTAGTTGAGCGTAATATATATCCTAAGAAGAATCTTCACTATAACCTCTAACTccatttcaaaaaaacaaaatcagagtccagtggcacctttaagaccaacaaagatttattcaaggcatgagctttcgagtgcaagcactgttcctcagaccAAGAGTGCgtgcacttgaaaactcacgccttgaataaatctttgttgctcttaaaggtgccactggactgattttgttttgttgcgctgcttcagaccaacacgtctacccacttgaatccatttcAAAAAGTTAAGGTTTGTGGTGGTGAGAACTTGGGAGCCCTGCTGGCAGAGCAAGTCTTTTGATTCTTCTTACTTCACATTGCAGATCCCTGTGCCCTTCAAAAGccactggggtgggggatggggttaACATATCCTGAGACACTCTGTCATCTCAGCCTTTTCCACATTCCGATTTTCTTTGCTAGTAAGTTTGTTTCATTGGGTTCtgatctgcatgtgttttgctacATCAAACGATCAATATCATAGATTTATGTCTAGTATATTAAAACCTTTCTGAAAacgaggcagaatataaatccataaataaacaataaatctgCAGGGAGTTATGCTGGAAATAAATCTGTATAATATTGAATGAGAGGGATCAAAACTTATGTAGAACagacccctccaccccccaagaAACAGAAAAGCCCCATGAGAGTTTAGCTTGCACTCTGATAGTATGTGTGTTAGAGTCATTATGTTGATAACCTTAGAGAACAAAAAGGTGTTTATACCAGTGTTTTTAAAGAGAATTAAAGAAAAACAGTGTAAAACATTCAACAATGTTTATGTGCAACCATTATCAAATTCATGGGAGACTATTTAGCACAGTGAGGATATTACATTATTGTCATACTTTTGtactttctatttttatttttatttttgcattcatcCTGTGCACTAACTTCTGTGCCTCAAGAAGACAATATAAACATAGAACATAATAAATtaacaggaaaatccatccatTTCTCATCTGAAATTGGGAAGAAAGCATGTCTTTAAGTATAGTCCAAACATCACTTTTTTAAAACCAGGATTTTTCAGTTATCCCAGTGCAATTTCAGTTTTACTTCCCCATCTTTAATGCAATTACTGTAGCAGTTAGGATTCAGTTTCCATGTAATTAAATTGTTACCAAAAATAGCGATATATTAAACATTAGAAAACAATTGAGATTTAAAGAACTGCTTGAGtgtctaatatatttttaatctttCCTTGAGCCAGCAAATTCCCATATCACACAAGCTCTTCTTAAAACTTTCTGTAGCCTCAACATAAACTTGTCATGTAGGACGCAGGATTGCTATTTGAGAAGGATAGTGCAAGACCCCACTCCATACATGGTAGAGGCTTCAGGAAATAGGCTTCAACTTCTTAAAATTGCAGTTATTACACATTGACATTAATTGGTCAGTATCTCTCCAAAATCAGATGCTTTCATTTTGTAATAGTCTAGGACCAGAAAATAacacagtgaccccccccccccttcttaaggTGTTCTGTTTCTTCTCTTTCAGGATTGGCATGAGAGGGCGAGAACTGATGGGTGGCGTTGGCAAAACAATGATGCAGAGTGGTGGCACATTTGGGACATTTATGGCCATTGGCATGGGAATCCGCTGTtgacatgtttatttttttttactctgaagACCCAAAGGCCCTCCTGATTGAGTTCATCCAATGTAATATAATAAACGTCTTTGCATCAGGACTGAGTAATCAGTCAAAATGTATAGATCTTTGCCCTTATTTCACTATGAGCAATTAATTATTGTCTTCACAACAAAAAGCTGGAAGAGGCTAAAAGCAA
The nucleotide sequence above comes from Paroedura picta isolate Pp20150507F chromosome 4, Ppicta_v3.0, whole genome shotgun sequence. Encoded proteins:
- the ROMO1 gene encoding reactive oxygen species modulator 1, with protein sequence MPVTVGPYGQSQPSCFDRVKMGFMMGFAVGMAAGALFGTFSCLRIGMRGRELMGGVGKTMMQSGGTFGTFMAIGMGIRC